The Acipenser ruthenus chromosome 27, fAciRut3.2 maternal haplotype, whole genome shotgun sequence genome includes a window with the following:
- the LOC117432296 gene encoding nuclear pore complex protein DDB_G0274915-like: MAFPLPLMTAMISIFALLGATQSQSSTTSPVVIMTTNSAIAVETSSTKPLEDTVPLASTTIVEPQPTISENSFSTTRAINSSISTAGEATVTAVVSSTAPETTTVLTATTEITTGTPDSLNPITPGDNYSSTGTFSSTTPSNRNDSTTTNFSTSTPSGNFSTSTPSGNYSTSTPSGNFSTSTPSGNYSTSTPSGNFSTSTPSGNYSTSTPSGNFSTSTPSGNYSTSTPSGNLSTSTPSGNFSTSTPDGNFSTSTPSGNYSTSTPSGNLSTSTPSGNYSTSTPSGNFSTSSPSGNFSTSTPDGNFSTSTPNFSTAGNVSTARTTTTLSSTTANTTPMTTGSPGTNKSSTTLNYMSTTARPGAGNISFPSKDATPHSKENDVGVTVGAIVGTALGISLVALVLYFIFKKAKSESFNHRRLYEDVSAYPVLRLDSSADQPDLRYEGCYNPGVTGDSIQMANIHSQGQDA, from the exons ATGGCTTTTCCCTTGCCACTTATGACTGCGATGATTTCAATCTTTGCTCTCCTAGGGGCTACACAATCCCAGAGTTCAACCACCTCCCCTGTTGTTATAATGACCACCAATTCTGCTATAGCCGTAGAAACCTCTTCAACAAAACCACTCGAGGACACAGTCCCACTAGCATCAACAACAATAGTTGAACCTCAACCAACCATTTCAGAAAATTCATTTTCCACCACCAGGGCAATAAACAGTTCAATAAGCACTGCAGGGGAAGCGACTGTGACAGCAGTAGTTAGTAGCACTGCTCCAGAAACAACAACAGTCCTTACTGCCACCACAGAGATCACAACCGGCACCCCGGACTCGCTTAACCCAATAACTCCAGGGGACAACTATTCAAGCACAGGCACCTTCTCATCTACCACTCCTAGCAACAGAAACGACTCCACAACCACAAACTTCTCAACTTCTACCCCAAGCGGTAACTTCTCTACTTCTACCCCAAGCGGAAACTACTCCACTTCTACCCCAAGCGGTAACTTCTCTACTTCTACCCCAAGCGGAAACTACTCCACTTCTACCCCAAGCGGTAACTTCTCTACTTCTACCCCAAGCGGAAACTACTCCACTTCTACCCCAAGCGGTAACTTCTCTACTTCTACCCCAAGCGGAAACTACTCCACTTCTACCCCAAGCGGAAACCTCTCCACTTCTACTCCAAGCGGAAACTTCTCCACTTCTACCCCAGATGGTAACTTCTCCACTTCTACTCCAAGCGGAAACTACTCCACTTCTACCCCAAGTGGAAACCTCTCCACTTCTACTCCAAGCGGAAACTACTCCACTTCTACTCCAAGCGGAAACTTCTCCACTTCTAGCCCAAGCGGAAACTTCTCCACTTCTACCCCAGATGGTAACTTCTCCACTTCTACCCCAAACTTCTCAACAGCAGGTAACGTTTCAAcagcaagaacaacaacaacactgaGCAGTACGACTGCAAACACCACCCCCATGACTACAGGCTCTCCAGGGACCAACAAGAGCAGTACGACACTCAATTACATGAGTACCACCGCCCGTCCGGGGGCAGGGAACATATCCTTTCCTTCCAAAG ATGCCACTCCTCACAGTAAAGAAAATGACGTTGGTGTCACAGTGGGGGCCATTGTTGGAACAGCCCTAGGAATCTCACTAGTGGCTCTGGTCCTCTACTTCATATTTAAGAAGGCAAAATCAGAGTCCTTCAATCACCGCAGACTCTATGAAGATGTGTCTGCATATCCAG TTCTCCGATTGGACAGCTCAGCTGATCAACCTGATCTACGCTATGAGGGATGCTACAATCCTGGAGTCACTGGGGACTCTATCCAAATGGCCAACATCCACTCACAAGGGCAGGATGCTTAG
- the LOC117432016 gene encoding sodium-coupled monocarboxylate transporter 2-like, which translates to MPEFVSPGVGVFSTWDYVVFAALFVVSSGIGIFFAVKERKKASSREFLVGGKQMSCVPVALSLTASFMSAVTVLGTPSEVYRFGGAFVLFGFSYSMVVLFTAELFVPVFYRSGITSTYEYLELRFNKTVRIAATLIYIIQTIVYTGVVVYAPALALNQVTGFNLWGSVFATGIVCTFYCTLGGLKAVVWTDAFQMVVMVLGFLTVLIQGTIVNGGVTSAWEKAEAGSRLLVFDFDPDPLRRHTFWTITVGGTFTWLGIYGVNQSTIQRCISCKSEKHAKLALYFNLIGLWVILGCAVFSGLLMFAYYRNCDPWTAGFVSAPDQLMPYFVMDILGSLPGLPGLFVACAFSGTLSTVAASINALATVTYEDLVKNCFKNLSDRLGTWISKGLCIVFGVACTSMAVAASQMGGVVQAALSIHGMCGGPMLGLFSLGILFPWTNWKGAAGGLAMGIAMSFWVGIGGFVYPAGPDKAFPLPLSTNSCLPLNTTDIISTSAPTLASERPLLADTWYCMSYLYYSAVGWIATVIAGFLITLVTGPNRGEDVNPVLIRPVCNLLCFWSEKYKEMCWCGVQHDADCMEFHDNGAFSMKSETSTNKEPQNGLNKDHENNIPGYNPKEKSYSNAGLSKDTHF; encoded by the exons ATGCCGGAGTTTGTCAGTCCTGGGGTGGGTGTCTTCAGCACTTGGGATTATGTGGTGTTTGCAGCCCTGTTCGTGGTCTCCTCTGGGATTGGGATCTTCTTtgcagtgaaggagaggaagaaggCCTCCTCCAGGGAGTTCCTGGTAGGAGGGAAGCAGATGAGCTGCGTACCAGTGGCCCTGTCCCTCACCGCCAGCTTCATGTCAGCAGTGACCGTGCTGGGGACCCCCTCTGAGGTGTACCGTTTCGGGGGGGCCTTTGTCCTCTTTGGGTTTTCCTATTCCATGGTCGTGCTTTTCACAGCTGAGCTCTTCGTTCCTGTTTTCTACAGGTCTGGGATTACCAGCACCTATGAG tacttggAGCTGCGGTTCAATAAGACAGTTCGCATTGCTGCTACCCTCATCTACATCATACAAACG ATTGTCTATACAGGAGTTGTGGTGTACGCTCCCGCTCTCGCTCTCAATCAGG TGACTGGCTTCAATTTGTGGGGCTCCGTATTTGCGACTGGTATTGTCTGCACCTTTTACTGCACACTG GGTGGGCTGAAAGCAGTGGTGTGGACAGATGCCTTTCAGATGGTTGTGATGGTGCTGGGGTTCCTGACGGTCCTAATTCAAGGAACCATTGTTAATGGAGGGGTGACCAGTGCATGGGAGAAAGCGGAAGCAGGGTCCAGGCTGCTGGTCTTTGA TTTTGATCCAGATCCTTTAAGACGGCACACTTTTTGGACAATAACCGTTGGGGGAACCTTCACTTGGCTGGGAATCTATGGGGTCAACCAGTCCACCATCCAACGGTGCATCTCATGCAAATCAGAGAAGCATGCTAAACT TGCACTCTATTTCAATCTCATTGGACTGTGGGTGATCCTGGGCTGTGCAGTGTTTTCAGGGCTCCTGATGTTTGCCTACTACAGAAACTGTGAtccctggactgctgggtttgtGTCGGCTCCTGatcag ctCATGCCATACTTTGTCATGGACATACTGGGCAGCCTCCCTGGACTTCCAGGGCTGTTTGTTGCCTGTGCTTTTAGTGGCACACTAAG CACTGTAGCAGCCAGCATCAATGCACTCGCAACCGTGACCTATGAAGATTTAGTGAAGAATTGCTTTAAGAATCTCTCTGACAGACTGGGCACGTGGATCAGCAAGGGACTGT GTATAGTGTTTGGGGTGGCCTGCACCTCAATGGCAGTAGCTGCATCACAGATGGGTGGAGTTGTGCAG GCTGCACTGAGCATTCACGGGATGTGTGGGGGCCCTATGCTGGGACTTTTCTCTCTGGGCATCTTGTTTCCATGGACAAATTGGAAG GGGGCTGCTGGGGGCCTGGCGATGGGAATTGCCATGTCTTTCTGGGTGGGAATTGGAGGATTCGTTTACCCAGCGGGTCCTGACAAAGCATTTCCCTTGCCACTCAGCACCAACAGCTGCCTCCCACTGAACACCACAGACATCATAAGCACATCGGCACCCACCCTAGCCTCAGAGAG ACCTCTGCTGGCAGATACCTGGTACTGCATGTCTTACCTTTACTACAGTGCTGTGGGCTGGATTGCGACTGTGATCGCTGGCTTTCTGATAACCTTAGTAACAG GTCCTAACCGTGGTGAAGACGTGAACCCAGTCCTGATACGTCCGGTCTGCAACCTGCTCTGTTTCTGGTCTGAGAAATACAAAGAGATGTGCTGGTGTGGGGTTCAGCACGATGCAGACTGCATG GAATTTCACGATAACGGTGCCTTTTCAATGAAATCAGAAACATCTACCAATAAAGAGCCACAGAACGGTTTAAACAAAGACCATGAGAACAACATACCTGGTTACAACCCGAAAGAGAAGTCCTACAGCAACGCAGGGCTGTCGAAGGACACGCATTTCTGA